Sequence from the Leptospira johnsonii genome:
GGAAGGCATGTGCAGAATCTTCAATTACATAAAGATGATATTCTTTTGCGAGTGAATTGATTGAATCCATATCGCAGACTGCGCCCGCAAGATGTACTGGCATCACTGCACGCACTGTCTTTCCGGTCTTTTTATGGACCAGATTCCCTTTAGAAAACACACATTCTCTTTCAATGGTTTCTCTTAAGGTAGCCTCGGTCATTAGATTGTAGATTGGATCCACGTCGGTCAGGATTGGCTCGGCGCCGAAATAGCAGACTGTCTCTGCGGTTGCGGTAAATGTTACTGTAGGAACAAGTACTGCGTCCTCGGAACAGAGTCCTATGGATTCTAAGGCGAGATGAAGCCCGGCGGTCGCGGAATTCATGGCCAGGGCAAATTCTGCCCCTGTGTATTTAGCAAATTCTTCTTCGAATTCTTTTACTTTTGGTCCTGAGGTGATCCAGCCGGAGCGAAGTACCGCCGCTACTTCTTCGATTGCTTTTTCGGAAATCGAGGGGAGTGCGAAAGGTAAAAACGTTTTTCTTGCTGTGATCATGAGACAAAATCCTCCGGCGCTTCTTTTAGGATCGGAAGATTTTCAGAAAAGATAAGGGGAAAACCTTCGGAATCTTTTTCCGAATTGAAATCCGACGGGGTTTTACTTACCCTGCTCCCGTGGGCGTGACCTTCTCAGAAGTTTTGGAAAGAATCCGGATTTTAGACCGGGATGTCTCCGAATTGAACCGTCTGAAAAGCAGACTTCCCGCTGATAGGCCTTATTCTTCTTCCCTTCAAATCTCTTTCGACAAACAGATCAATAATCTTCTGAACGAAAGGATACGCCTTTTGGATCTGGAGATTTCAGATCCACCTCGTTGGCTTTTAGGAGACACGGACGCTTACGATTCCGGGCAAAGAACCGCTTCTGCGTTTTTGGAACCTGCGGATCTTTCGTCCAAAAAATTACAAGATCAAGATGTTATTAATCTGATTAGAGAGTTACCTAAGACAGAGATCCATCTTCATCTAGAAGCCTGTGTTAATAAGGACACCATGAAAAAACTCATGGCCAAAAATGGGATCCAACTCAGCGACGAAGAGTTCGAAGCTAAGTTTAATTTTAAAGATCTAAACGGTTTTATCCAAGTATTCTTCTTTATCCAAAGTTTGGTGAAAGAGCCTGCTGACCTTTATTATTTTGTGGGAAGCCTAGCGGAGTACATGAGGGCAAATAGGATCCTGTACACCGAAGTATTCTTTGCTCCTTCTAAGTTTATCCAAAACGGTTTGGACTTCGACGAAATGGTGAGCCAACTCGTGGAAGGTATTAGAGAAGAAAAGGAAAAGGACGGCATAGAGATCCGACTTCTTGTAGACGTTTCCAGATCTTTCGGTCCTGAAAATGCGATGAACAACCTGAACAGGGTACTGAAACTCAAACATAAGGAAGTGATCGGTATCGGTTTGGGTGGAGCGGAACTCATGGGGCCTGCCAGAGATTACGCAGAAGTATTCAAAAAAGCTAAAGAAGCAGGACTCAGAACGGTTGCTCACTCCGGAGAGGACGACGGTCCTTGGGCGATTTGGGAAGCTGTGGAACTTTGTAAAGCGGAGCGTATCGGTCACGGAACTTCTGCCATCCAAGATCCTGAGTTGGTGAATTATTTAAGAGAGAACAAGATCCCGATAGAGGTTTGTGTTACGTCTAACGTGTTTACCGGAAAATATGTGCGTAAAGAACAGAATCACCCTGTTCGCTATTATTACGACCAAGGTCTTCCACTTTGTATCAATACCGACGACCCTGAAATATTTAACGTCAATCTGACTTATGAATATTTTAAACTTTGGAGATTTTTGGATTTCTCTTTGGATGAGATCGTAGATCTGATCCGACAAGGCGTATACGCCACATTCCATCCTCAAAAAGAGACACTTTGGAAAGATATGGAAGTTCAGATCAAAAAAGTAAAAGAGAAATACGGTCTTTTGGAACCTAGCGTCCGATAGATTCTTTACTTGTTCGTTTAAATCGACTTATACTGATTTTAATCGGTCAAAATCCTTCTTGCAATCGTCATGATTCTTTGATTAAAATTCCCTTCCGGAGTTTATGATGAAGTTGAAAATTTTCTTAGGCGTTATTCTTGCCTTAATCGTTTCAGGGATCGGCTATTTTTATTATTTGGGTGCGTTCGACACGATCCAAGTAAAGGAAGAAACATTAGGACCATTCTATGTTCTGTCGCATGAAAGAGTGGGGAATTACAGGAATGTAGGGGAAACTTTCGAAGCTATTCAAAAGGAATTTCCGGAGAAGGGATTTAAAAATTATAAACTTTTCGGGATCTATAAGGATAACCCGAATACTGTTCCGGAAGAAAAATTGAGATGCGAAGTTGGAGCATTGTTTTCGGAACCTGTCACTGAAATTCCTTCTGGATTATCGATTCCTTTAAAATACAGGATCATCGAAAAGAAACGATATCTAACGGTCGATTTCCCATTGAAAAGTTTTGTTTCTATCTTTCTCGGGATTTTTAAAGTTTATCCGGAGCTGACAAAAGTTTGTATCGAAAGAGGTTGCGTCATGGGCGGAAAAGAGTCGATTGAGATTTACGAGCCGATCGTCGAGAAGAAGATGAAATATATGTTCTCTTTGGATTGAGACTGGAACGATTCGTACAATGGAATTTTACTCTCAATTCAAAGATCTCCTAAAAGTATCGGTCCCGATAGATCGTAAAAAATTCTTTATATCGGGAGTAATCCTTTTCTTCATCAAATACGGAATCGACAGATCATTATCCTATTTTGTTTTTAATAGAGAATGGTGGGCGATCGATTATATAAAAAATCCGACGGCCTTGTTCACTTTAGATCCTTCATCGGAGGATTTCGCCTTTTATATCACCTTGATTGCGTTCTCGCTTCCATTTTTATATTTGGGAACAGTTCTTTGTTTGAAGAGGTTGAGGAGCGTAGGTCTGAGTCCTTTCTGGGTATTTTTATTTTTTGTACCCGTTTTGAACTTTCTAATGTTCTTTCTTTTGTCCTTACTTCCAGAAGATCTTTATCGTCCTTCCCAAAGCTTAGGCAATGGATCTTCTGACGGGTTTATCCCAAAATCCAAATTGATCGTTTCCATTTGGTCGATATTGATCACTGCGAGTATAACTCTTTTATTCAGTCTTTTTTCCACGGATATATTAAAGACTTACGGAGCTAGTTTGTTCATTGGCGGACCATTTATCATTGGATTCACTTCCGTCGCTTTATATTCCCGAACGGAATTTGTCAGTTTTAAACAAGCATTATTAGTCTCCGCAAGTTCTATTTCCCTCGCTGGTTTTTTGACATTTATAGTCGCTATGGAAGGAGTCATCTGTCTTATAATGGCAGCGCCACTCGCTTATTTTTTGGGATTTTTAGGTGGGGGAATCGCTTATCTTCTGCAGGCAAAGTCCAAGCTTATATCTTCCGTTTTACCATTTTTGTTTTTGATCTTACCTTCGATAGCCTATCTAGAAGCCACATTGGATAAGGAATCCGATTGGTATATGGTGGAAACCAGCTTGAAAATTTCTGCATCCAAAGAAAAGGTCTGGAAAGGTCTATTCGAATTTTCTGATATACCCGAACCAAAAGAACTTATCTTTAATGCAGGGGTCTCGTATCCGGTTCGTGCCAGGGTAGAAGGAAAGGGAATTGGCGCAATTCGATACTGCGAGTTTAATAACGGAGTGTTTGTAGAGGCCATTACCAAATGGGAGGAAAATTCCTCCTTGGCGTTTGATGTGGTCCGTCAGCCGGATGCAATGAAAGAGTTGAGTCCTTATAAAAATATCAGACCTACTCATCTAAGCGGATACTTCGCTTCTAAAAAAGGAAGTTTCCAACTCGTCTCTTTAGGAAAGAATGAGACACTTTTGATAGGAAGAACTTGGTTCCAA
This genomic interval carries:
- the add gene encoding adenosine deaminase, which codes for MGVTFSEVLERIRILDRDVSELNRLKSRLPADRPYSSSLQISFDKQINNLLNERIRLLDLEISDPPRWLLGDTDAYDSGQRTASAFLEPADLSSKKLQDQDVINLIRELPKTEIHLHLEACVNKDTMKKLMAKNGIQLSDEEFEAKFNFKDLNGFIQVFFFIQSLVKEPADLYYFVGSLAEYMRANRILYTEVFFAPSKFIQNGLDFDEMVSQLVEGIREEKEKDGIEIRLLVDVSRSFGPENAMNNLNRVLKLKHKEVIGIGLGGAELMGPARDYAEVFKKAKEAGLRTVAHSGEDDGPWAIWEAVELCKAERIGHGTSAIQDPELVNYLRENKIPIEVCVTSNVFTGKYVRKEQNHPVRYYYDQGLPLCINTDDPEIFNVNLTYEYFKLWRFLDFSLDEIVDLIRQGVYATFHPQKETLWKDMEVQIKKVKEKYGLLEPSVR
- a CDS encoding GyrI-like domain-containing protein; translation: MKIFLGVILALIVSGIGYFYYLGAFDTIQVKEETLGPFYVLSHERVGNYRNVGETFEAIQKEFPEKGFKNYKLFGIYKDNPNTVPEEKLRCEVGALFSEPVTEIPSGLSIPLKYRIIEKKRYLTVDFPLKSFVSIFLGIFKVYPELTKVCIERGCVMGGKESIEIYEPIVEKKMKYMFSLD